A single Anopheles maculipalpis chromosome 3RL, idAnoMacuDA_375_x, whole genome shotgun sequence DNA region contains:
- the LOC126564079 gene encoding coatomer subunit gamma isoform X2 produces the protein MSSFKRDNKEEDDGGNPWQNLEKTSVLQETRMFNETPVNARKCTHILTKILYLLNQGEVLGTREATECFFAMTKLFQSKDVVMRRMVYLGIKELSPIADDVIIVTSSLTKDMTGKEDLYRAPAIRALCSITDSTMLQAVERYMKQCIVDRNAPVSSGALVSSLHLASTAGEVVKRWANEAQEALNSDNIMVQYHGLGLLYHIRKADRLAVTKLVNKLTRQHLRSPYATCFLIRIACKIMEEEDASGNGTEDSPLFNFVECCLRNKSEMVVYEAAHAVVNLKRTNPRELSTAVSILQLFCGSSKATLRFAAVRTMNKVAMLHPPAVNVCNLDLEGLIADSNRSVATLAITTLLKTGAESSVERLMKQIATFVAEISDEFKLVVVQAIRSLCTKFPRKHAVTMNFLSGMLREEGGLEYKTSIVDTIILIIEENPDAKEAGLGHLCEFIEDCEHTSLAVRILHLLGKEGPYSKCPSRYIRFIYNRVILENATVRAAAVAAIAQFGACCPDLLPNVLVLLNRCQMDCDDEVRDRATYYYTILNQSNPELNKRFIADHEIVSLPLLEKSLNEHLKGSLTERFDLSIVPKSQVVQPEVNEEVMIMNKAAPKIARVNREEVNTEKLLAIPGIHHVGALHKSCAPVQLTESETEYTVSCIKHCFAHHIVFQFDCVNTLSDQLLENVRVDLELPEGFVSRAVIPCAKLPYGDKESTYVIVQFPEDVPSSIATLGATLRFLVKDCDPSTGQPDSDEGYNDEYILEDIEITVADQMQKSKKQNFLAAWESADTEEWVEAEDTFELSSVNSLQDAVNTILKFLGLAPANLSENVPDGAHTHTLLCSGTFRGGVEVFVRSKLAVADGVTMQLTVRSTDMDVAELITSAVG, from the exons ATGAGCTCGTTTAAGCGAGATAACAAGGAGGAAGATGACG GCGGTAATCCATGGCAAAATCTCGAGAAAACGTCGGTACTGCAGGAGACGCGAATGTTCAACGAGACACCGGTGAACGCACGCAAATGTACACACATTCTCACCAAGATTCTGTACCTGCTGAATCAG GGCGAGGTTCTGGGCACCCGGGAAGCGACGGAATGTTTCTTCGCAATGACGAAACTGTTCCAATCGAAGGATGTCGTGATGAGGCGCATGGTGTATCTCGGCATCAAGGAGCTTAGTCCGATTGCGGATGATGTTATCATTGTGACGAGCTCGCTCACAAAGGATATGACTGGCAAGGAGGATTTGTACCGTGCGCCAGCAATCCGTGCCCTTTGCAGTATCACGGACAGTACAATGCTGCAGGCGGTGGAACGCTATATGAAGCAGTGCATCGTTGATCGAAATGCACCGGTATCGAGTGGTGCGCTCGTTAGCTCACTACATCTGGCCAGTACAGCGGGTGAGGTGGTAAAGCGCTGGGCAAATGAGGCACAGGAAGCACTGAACAGTGACAACATTATGGTGCAGTATCACGGGCTCGGACTGCTGTACCACATCCGGAAGGCGGATCGGCTTGCGGTGACAAAGCTCGTGAACAAGCTCACGCGCCAGCACCTGAGGAGTCCGTACGCGACCTGCTTTCTGATACGTATCGCGTGCAAAATCATGGAGGAAGAGGATGCAAGCGGCAATGGGACGGAAGATTCAccgttgtttaattttgttgagTGTTGTTTGCGCAATAAGTCGGAAATGGTGGTTTACGAGGCAGCCCACGCGGTGGTCAATCTGAAGCGAACGAATCCTCGCGAACTGTCGACGGCGGTTAGCATTCTGCAGCTGTTCTGTGGCTCATCGAAGGCGACGTTACGCTTTGCGGCGGTGCGTACCATGAATAAGGTGGCGATGTTGCATCCACCGGCCGTTAATGTGTGCAATCTCGATCTGGAAGGATTGATTGCGGATTCGAACCGTTCGGTAGCAACGCTGGCCATTACGACGCTGCTGAAAACGGGCGCAGAAAGCTCGGTGGAACGATTGATGAAGCAAATCGCAACGTTTGTGGCGGAAATTTCGGATGAATTTAAGCTGGTGGTTGTGCAGGCAATTCGCTCGCTGTGCACGAAGTTCCCTCGCAAGCATGCGGTCACTATGAACTTTTTGAGCGGAATGTTGCGGGAGGAAGGCGGTTTGGAGTACAAAACTTCCATCGTAGATACGATTATTCTGATCATCGAGGAGAATCCGGACGCGAAGGAAGCCGGTCTTGGGCATCTGTGTGAGTTTATTGAAGATTGCGAACATACCTCGCTGGCAGTAAGGATTTTGCATCTGCTGGGCAAGGAAGGTCCGTACTCGAAGTGTCCCTCGCGCTACATCCGGTTCATCTACAACAGAGTTATACTGGAGAATGCGACAGTACGTGCGGCGGCCGTAGCTGCAATCGCTCAGTTCGGTGCCTGCTGTCCGGATCTGTTACCGAACGTGCTGGTACTGTTGAATCGCTGTCAGATGGATTGTGATGATGAGGTACGGGATCGGGCCACCTATTACTACACCATTCTGAACCAATCGAACCCGGAGCTGAATAAGCGCTTCATAGCGGACCACGAGATCGTCTCGTTACCACTGTTGGAAAAATCGCTAAACGAACATCTGAAGGGTTCGCTGACGGAACGGTTCGATCTGTCGATCGTACCGAAATCGCAGGTCGTCCAGCCTGAAGTGAACGAGGAAGTCATGATCATGAACAAAG CGGCACCAAAAATTGCACGCGTCAATCGCGAGGAGGTTAACACTGAAAAACTGCTCGCCATACCGGGCATCCATCATGTGGGCGCACTGCACAAATCTTGCGCACCGGTGCAGCTAACCGAAAGCGAAACCGAGTACACGGTTTCATGCATCAAGCACTGCTTTGCGCATCACATTGTGTTCCAG TTCGATTGTGTCAACACGCTGTCGGATCAGCTGCTGGAGAATGTGCGCGTCGATCTGGAGCTTCCGGAAGGGTTCGTGTCGCGTGCCGTCATCCCGTGTGCGAAGTTGCCGTACGGCGATAAAGAATCTACCTACGTTATCGTGCAATTCCCGGAAGATGTACCGAGCTCGATTG CCACACTGGGTGCTACGTTACGTTTCCTGGTGAAGGATTGCGATCCATCCACCGGCCAGCCAGACTCGGATGAAGGTTACAACGACGAGTACATACTAGAGGATATCGAAATAACCGTCGCGGATCAGATGCAAAAgtcaaagaaacaaaacttccTCGCCGCGTGGGAAAGTGCCGACACCGAAG aATGGGTTGAGGCGGAAGACACATTCGAGCTGTCTTCGGTAAACAGTTTGCAAGATGCCGTCAACACGATTCTTAAATTCCTCGGCTTAGCACCCGCGAACCTGTCCGAGAACGTGCCGGACGGAgcccacacgcacacgttaCTTTGTTCCG GCACGTTCCGTGGCGGTGTGGAGGTGTTTGTCCGTTCAAAGCTAGCCGTGGCCGATGGTGTCACAATGCAGCTGACAGTGCGATCGACGGATATGGATGTGGCGGAATTAATAACGTCTGCGGTAGGCTAA
- the LOC126564079 gene encoding coatomer subunit gamma isoform X1 — protein sequence MWRKKRTRTRRKPVGGNPWQNLEKTSVLQETRMFNETPVNARKCTHILTKILYLLNQGEVLGTREATECFFAMTKLFQSKDVVMRRMVYLGIKELSPIADDVIIVTSSLTKDMTGKEDLYRAPAIRALCSITDSTMLQAVERYMKQCIVDRNAPVSSGALVSSLHLASTAGEVVKRWANEAQEALNSDNIMVQYHGLGLLYHIRKADRLAVTKLVNKLTRQHLRSPYATCFLIRIACKIMEEEDASGNGTEDSPLFNFVECCLRNKSEMVVYEAAHAVVNLKRTNPRELSTAVSILQLFCGSSKATLRFAAVRTMNKVAMLHPPAVNVCNLDLEGLIADSNRSVATLAITTLLKTGAESSVERLMKQIATFVAEISDEFKLVVVQAIRSLCTKFPRKHAVTMNFLSGMLREEGGLEYKTSIVDTIILIIEENPDAKEAGLGHLCEFIEDCEHTSLAVRILHLLGKEGPYSKCPSRYIRFIYNRVILENATVRAAAVAAIAQFGACCPDLLPNVLVLLNRCQMDCDDEVRDRATYYYTILNQSNPELNKRFIADHEIVSLPLLEKSLNEHLKGSLTERFDLSIVPKSQVVQPEVNEEVMIMNKAAPKIARVNREEVNTEKLLAIPGIHHVGALHKSCAPVQLTESETEYTVSCIKHCFAHHIVFQFDCVNTLSDQLLENVRVDLELPEGFVSRAVIPCAKLPYGDKESTYVIVQFPEDVPSSIATLGATLRFLVKDCDPSTGQPDSDEGYNDEYILEDIEITVADQMQKSKKQNFLAAWESADTEEWVEAEDTFELSSVNSLQDAVNTILKFLGLAPANLSENVPDGAHTHTLLCSGTFRGGVEVFVRSKLAVADGVTMQLTVRSTDMDVAELITSAVG from the exons ATGTGGCGCAAAAAACGCACTCGGACGCGCCGTAAACCTGTAGGCGGTAATCCATGGCAAAATCTCGAGAAAACGTCGGTACTGCAGGAGACGCGAATGTTCAACGAGACACCGGTGAACGCACGCAAATGTACACACATTCTCACCAAGATTCTGTACCTGCTGAATCAG GGCGAGGTTCTGGGCACCCGGGAAGCGACGGAATGTTTCTTCGCAATGACGAAACTGTTCCAATCGAAGGATGTCGTGATGAGGCGCATGGTGTATCTCGGCATCAAGGAGCTTAGTCCGATTGCGGATGATGTTATCATTGTGACGAGCTCGCTCACAAAGGATATGACTGGCAAGGAGGATTTGTACCGTGCGCCAGCAATCCGTGCCCTTTGCAGTATCACGGACAGTACAATGCTGCAGGCGGTGGAACGCTATATGAAGCAGTGCATCGTTGATCGAAATGCACCGGTATCGAGTGGTGCGCTCGTTAGCTCACTACATCTGGCCAGTACAGCGGGTGAGGTGGTAAAGCGCTGGGCAAATGAGGCACAGGAAGCACTGAACAGTGACAACATTATGGTGCAGTATCACGGGCTCGGACTGCTGTACCACATCCGGAAGGCGGATCGGCTTGCGGTGACAAAGCTCGTGAACAAGCTCACGCGCCAGCACCTGAGGAGTCCGTACGCGACCTGCTTTCTGATACGTATCGCGTGCAAAATCATGGAGGAAGAGGATGCAAGCGGCAATGGGACGGAAGATTCAccgttgtttaattttgttgagTGTTGTTTGCGCAATAAGTCGGAAATGGTGGTTTACGAGGCAGCCCACGCGGTGGTCAATCTGAAGCGAACGAATCCTCGCGAACTGTCGACGGCGGTTAGCATTCTGCAGCTGTTCTGTGGCTCATCGAAGGCGACGTTACGCTTTGCGGCGGTGCGTACCATGAATAAGGTGGCGATGTTGCATCCACCGGCCGTTAATGTGTGCAATCTCGATCTGGAAGGATTGATTGCGGATTCGAACCGTTCGGTAGCAACGCTGGCCATTACGACGCTGCTGAAAACGGGCGCAGAAAGCTCGGTGGAACGATTGATGAAGCAAATCGCAACGTTTGTGGCGGAAATTTCGGATGAATTTAAGCTGGTGGTTGTGCAGGCAATTCGCTCGCTGTGCACGAAGTTCCCTCGCAAGCATGCGGTCACTATGAACTTTTTGAGCGGAATGTTGCGGGAGGAAGGCGGTTTGGAGTACAAAACTTCCATCGTAGATACGATTATTCTGATCATCGAGGAGAATCCGGACGCGAAGGAAGCCGGTCTTGGGCATCTGTGTGAGTTTATTGAAGATTGCGAACATACCTCGCTGGCAGTAAGGATTTTGCATCTGCTGGGCAAGGAAGGTCCGTACTCGAAGTGTCCCTCGCGCTACATCCGGTTCATCTACAACAGAGTTATACTGGAGAATGCGACAGTACGTGCGGCGGCCGTAGCTGCAATCGCTCAGTTCGGTGCCTGCTGTCCGGATCTGTTACCGAACGTGCTGGTACTGTTGAATCGCTGTCAGATGGATTGTGATGATGAGGTACGGGATCGGGCCACCTATTACTACACCATTCTGAACCAATCGAACCCGGAGCTGAATAAGCGCTTCATAGCGGACCACGAGATCGTCTCGTTACCACTGTTGGAAAAATCGCTAAACGAACATCTGAAGGGTTCGCTGACGGAACGGTTCGATCTGTCGATCGTACCGAAATCGCAGGTCGTCCAGCCTGAAGTGAACGAGGAAGTCATGATCATGAACAAAG CGGCACCAAAAATTGCACGCGTCAATCGCGAGGAGGTTAACACTGAAAAACTGCTCGCCATACCGGGCATCCATCATGTGGGCGCACTGCACAAATCTTGCGCACCGGTGCAGCTAACCGAAAGCGAAACCGAGTACACGGTTTCATGCATCAAGCACTGCTTTGCGCATCACATTGTGTTCCAG TTCGATTGTGTCAACACGCTGTCGGATCAGCTGCTGGAGAATGTGCGCGTCGATCTGGAGCTTCCGGAAGGGTTCGTGTCGCGTGCCGTCATCCCGTGTGCGAAGTTGCCGTACGGCGATAAAGAATCTACCTACGTTATCGTGCAATTCCCGGAAGATGTACCGAGCTCGATTG CCACACTGGGTGCTACGTTACGTTTCCTGGTGAAGGATTGCGATCCATCCACCGGCCAGCCAGACTCGGATGAAGGTTACAACGACGAGTACATACTAGAGGATATCGAAATAACCGTCGCGGATCAGATGCAAAAgtcaaagaaacaaaacttccTCGCCGCGTGGGAAAGTGCCGACACCGAAG aATGGGTTGAGGCGGAAGACACATTCGAGCTGTCTTCGGTAAACAGTTTGCAAGATGCCGTCAACACGATTCTTAAATTCCTCGGCTTAGCACCCGCGAACCTGTCCGAGAACGTGCCGGACGGAgcccacacgcacacgttaCTTTGTTCCG GCACGTTCCGTGGCGGTGTGGAGGTGTTTGTCCGTTCAAAGCTAGCCGTGGCCGATGGTGTCACAATGCAGCTGACAGTGCGATCGACGGATATGGATGTGGCGGAATTAATAACGTCTGCGGTAGGCTAA
- the LOC126564867 gene encoding uncharacterized protein LOC126564867 codes for MEEASEESLQQYSISSDFFQQHVDCTQLRAAFTPLRKSTRSPLWPLMERKIKERENTDLQVHIDDTLIHCHLLPLQCFSEYFEQEVRPGQAVVKLPAQQVPLAAFQIVYDWILDPNRQLEWEHFVSVLSAAEFLRIPALIERCWQHLDNPKVVENVAFFVFLQARKFRSIHLQPMMLRRICRFFLSLVSTPEFCELSLDELSVLLGSNIIGVFDETDVLYAACQWLLYDWGGRKDKIECVMKLVRFERMRAGDLARFCVFQECAELQPILRHPATKELVDRALASICSQRQSGGTANSGPDGNSNWNIVPRLPTERVRLIPDTAETLAFVAGDTSYDGFNEFLYVLCSKPAIWQTFRLSEDNVGLLEDMFGDCTLAAN; via the coding sequence ATGGAAGAAGCCTCCGAAGAGAGCTTGCAACAATATTCCATTTCCAGTGATTTCTTCCAACAGCACGTCGATTGCACCCAGCTACGGGCAGCATTTACACCGCTCCGTAAAAGCACCCGATCACCCCTCTGGCCGCTGATGGAGCGTAAAATTAAGGAGCGCGAAAACACCGACCTTCAGGTGCACATCGACGACACACTCATCCACTGCCACCTGTTACCGCTGCAGTGCTTTAGCGAATACTTCGAGCAAGAGGTACGGCCAGGTCAAGCGGTGGTAAAGCTTCCGGCACAGCAAGTACCGCTGGCCGCCTTCCAAATCGTGTACGACTGGATCCTTGACCCGAACCGTCAGCTCGAGTGGGAACATTTCGTGAGCGTTCTTTCGGCTGCCGAATTTCTACGCATTCCGGCCCTGATCGAACGCTGCTGGCAGCATCTGGACAATCCGAAGGTTGTCGAAAATGTGGCGTTCTTTGTGTTTCTGCAGGCGCGCAAATTTCGCAGCATTCATCTACAACCGATGATGTTGCGGCGGATCTGTCGATTCTTTCTGAGCCTCGTCAGTACGCCGGAGTTTTGTGAACTTTCGCTGGACGAGTTGTCCGTGCTGCTGGGATCGAACATTATTGGGGTGTTTGATGAGACGGATGTACTGTACGCGGCGTGCCAGTGGTTGCTGTACGATTGGGGCGGTCGGAAGGATAAGATCGAGTGCGTGATGAAGTTGGTACGGTTTGAGCGTATGCGAGCTGGCGATCTGGCACGATTCTGTGTGTTTCAGGAGTGTGCCGAGCTGCAGCCTATTCTGCGACATCCGGCAACGAAGGAGCTTGTCGATAGGGCGCTTGCATCCATCTGCTCACAGCGGCAGAGTGGCGGTACAGCGAACTCTGGACCGGATGGTAACAGCAATTGGAACATTGTGCCACGCTTACCTACGGAACGTGTCCGGTTGATTCCGGATACGGCGGAAACGCTCGCATTTGTGGCTGGTGACACGAGCTACGATGGGTTCAATGAGTTCCTGTACGTACTGTGCTCCAAACCTGCGATCTGGCAAACGTTCCGGCTGTCTGAGGATAATGTGGGTCTGCTAGAAGATATGTTTGGCGATTGTACGTTGGCTGCTAATTGA